From Cyanobacteriota bacterium, a single genomic window includes:
- a CDS encoding DUF3148 domain-containing protein gives MSEPCSVQWTVGDRVRLIFMPTYVKTADPMPMLRPPTVLQLGEEGIVLGQRSGNYWSVRFQKGAFLLEGHYLERVTDDQSGYLSLSPSNAQ, from the coding sequence ATGTCAGAACCATGCTCAGTTCAGTGGACTGTAGGCGATCGAGTGCGGCTGATCTTTATGCCTACCTATGTGAAAACGGCTGACCCAATGCCCATGTTGCGACCTCCAACTGTCTTGCAGCTTGGGGAAGAGGGTATTGTTCTAGGACAGCGATCGGGCAATTACTGGAGTGTACGCTTTCAGAAGGGAGCATTTTTGCTAGAGGGGCACTATCTAGAACGGGTAACCGATGATCAGTCCGGGTATTTGTCCTTGAGTCCCAGCAATGCTCAGTAA